ACTTTTGTTGACCCAGATGCCAGCGAAGAAGAAATCTCCAGCGCATTCCGACCAAATACCAAGGCTTTGTTTGGAGAGACAATCTCCAACCCGGGATTAAACATTCTGGACATAGAAAAATTTGCCTGTATAGCACATAAGCATGGAGTACCTTTGCTGGTTGATAATACGTTTGCAACTCCAATAAACTGCCGTCCGTTTGAATGGGGAGCAGATATCGTAATCCATTCCACAACTAAATATATGGATGGACATGCTACTTCAGTGGGCGGAGCCATTGTTGACAGCGGTAATTTTGATTGGGATGCTTATGCTGACAAGTTCCCCGGATTAACAAAACCAGATGAATCTTACCACGGACTTACTTACACTAAGAGCTTTGGAAAGAATGCATACATTACAAAAGCAACGGTACAATTAATGCGTGACTTAGGATCCGTTCAATCTCCGTTTAATGCTTTCTTACTTAACATAGGATTAGAAACGCTCCATCTTCGTGTTCCACAACATTGTCGCAATGCACAAAAGATTGCAGAATATTTAGAGAAGAATGATAAAGTGGCTTGGGTTAACTACAGCGGGCTCAAAAACAATAAGTATTATGAATTAGCACAGAAGTACCTTCCCAATGGTTCTTGTGGCGTTATTGCATTTGGCTTAAAAGGCGGACGTGATATTGCTATTAAGTTTATGGACAGTTTACAACTAGCAGCTATCGTAACTCACGTAGCCGATGCACGTACTTGTGTGCTTCACCCAGCCAGTCACACTCACCGTCAATTAAGCGATGAACAGTTAATTGAAGCCGGAGTTGCTCCCGATTTGATTCGCTTCTCTGTCGGAATAGAAAATGCGGATGATATTATTGCAGATATTGAACAAGCATTAGCTCAATAAGAGCAAAGACTATAGAAAAATAATTCCCCGGTATTCAAAACAGAGAATCGGGGAATTATTTTATTTACACAAAGCTTTGAATAGTATCCATTTTTTACAAAAGCACTTCTTTGTGCTACCCTTCAATAAAATTTGGAATGAGAATAAGATCTATTATAGTCAAATGCATCATTATTTAATCTGAATCAGAATTCTCCACACAATCTTTGCTCATACCATCTACTAGCAGACTTTTTTATTAAATCAAAACAGTCTCAGTGATCCAGAAAAATGAAGAAAAAGACTTAATTCAACGTTTTAAACCAATCAAGTAGTTCTTTTTCTTTCACGATTGCCATATTTTCAATATCATGTGACTTCTTTGTCAACTCATGCGCAATTTGTTTACTATTCAACGGAATTAGATTCTGCTTTACAATAATTAATGCACTTATTACCGCACTACGAGCAAAAGACATCGCTGTACAAACATCTGTCGCCATCCTCTTATCAGCCAGTTTTGCTACCTCAGAAATAAGATCCATCATTCGCATGGTCATCTCAGCCACATCAAAAGGAACCATCGCAGCAATCAGAATGGATTTCTGAACTTGCTCATCGCGACTCATTTTCTCTTCATTGGTTCCTTCGGGCATTTTATGTACTGCAAGAAGTTCGTTATAGGCATCTACATCACGATCAATGCATTGGATAAATTCTTCGCGCAACGCATTCATACATTCAGCAATATTCACCAACTGTAATTTAATATCCGCATTTTCTTGTCTGGAGACTATCACATTTGCTATCTTTTCAGTTAATGAGGCAGCCAAAGCAGCACCAATGGCTGATGCCGAGCCACCTGCCGGGACAGAGTTTCCACTTGCTGTTTTTGCTAAATATTCTCTTATTGTTAAGTCTGCTAACATATTACTCTTTCATATTTCTGGTTACTTAAAGAAACGAAGATAGGAGTTTCTTCCGCAAAGAGCAATAGTTTATAAAGATTTTATTCTCTACTTCTCAAGAATTTGGAATAAAGATTCCACGTATTCTGAAAAAAGAAGTTACTTTGCACCATATTCATTATTAATAAGTGACACTTATGAAACTTAATATTCTTCTTTGCGATACCTTTCCGGGACTTCTTCCCCCATATATAGAGTCCTACGCTTCCATGTTTTTTAATTTATTTGGTTCTGTTCGTCCGGACATGGAGTATAAAATCTACAATATTCAGGAAGGCGAAATACCTGAGGAGATACATACCGATGAGCTTTATCTTATCCCTGGAAGTAGAGCGGGTGCTTACGAAGAAATAGAATGGGTGAAGAACTTGCTAAATTTTATTCGGAAAGCGCATGCAAATCAAGCAAAAATGATAGGTATTTGTTTTGGACATCAGGCAATCGCCCAGGCATTAGGCGGACAAGTAGAAAAGTCAGAGAAGGGATGGGGAACAGGTATCCGATCCTCCAAAATTGTATTGCCCGAAGCGTTGAATTACTTCCCTGATGGAATAATGAATATGCACTATAACCATCACGATCAGGTTGTTACTCTTCCCAAAGAGGCAACTCTTTTTGCCAGCAGCGAATTCTGTCCGAACGATGGATTTATAGTAGGGAAACACATTCTAACTTTTCAAGGACATCCTGAATATACACCTGAATATAACCGTTATGTAATTCTAAACCGCGGACAAGATGAGCCTCAGAAAGTAAAAGATAAAGCGATGCAAAGCATTGACTCCTTAACAGCCATGGGGCAAGAAGCTGCACGCTGGATGACAAATCTTATATCACAACAATAAAAAGAAGGGCAATGAACAAAGTACTTATTATAGACGACGAAGGCCAAATACGTAAACTACTGGCAAGAATGATGGAACTAGAAGGATACGAAGTCTATCAGGCTGCAGATTGCCGTTCTGGATTAAAGCAGATTGAAGCCAGCTCTCCTGAGGTAGTACTTTGTGACGTGCGTCTACCAGATGGGAATGGTGTAGATTTAGTCTTGAAGATAAAAAAGCAATTTC
The sequence above is drawn from the uncultured Bacteroides sp. genome and encodes:
- a CDS encoding O-acetylhomoserine aminocarboxypropyltransferase/cysteine synthase family protein; protein product: MTKKIKPETICVQAGWEPKKGEPRVLPIYQSTTFRYETSDQMAKLFDLEESGYFYTRLQNPTNDAVAAKIAALEGGVAAMLTSSGQSANFYAMFNICSAGDHLVSASTIYGGTFNLFGVTMKRLGIEVTFVDPDASEEEISSAFRPNTKALFGETISNPGLNILDIEKFACIAHKHGVPLLVDNTFATPINCRPFEWGADIVIHSTTKYMDGHATSVGGAIVDSGNFDWDAYADKFPGLTKPDESYHGLTYTKSFGKNAYITKATVQLMRDLGSVQSPFNAFLLNIGLETLHLRVPQHCRNAQKIAEYLEKNDKVAWVNYSGLKNNKYYELAQKYLPNGSCGVIAFGLKGGRDIAIKFMDSLQLAAIVTHVADARTCVLHPASHTHRQLSDEQLIEAGVAPDLIRFSVGIENADDIIADIEQALAQ
- a CDS encoding cyclodeaminase/cyclohydrolase family protein, which encodes MLADLTIREYLAKTASGNSVPAGGSASAIGAALAASLTEKIANVIVSRQENADIKLQLVNIAECMNALREEFIQCIDRDVDAYNELLAVHKMPEGTNEEKMSRDEQVQKSILIAAMVPFDVAEMTMRMMDLISEVAKLADKRMATDVCTAMSFARSAVISALIIVKQNLIPLNSKQIAHELTKKSHDIENMAIVKEKELLDWFKTLN